The Paenibacillus beijingensis nucleotide sequence GTTACCATAAGAGTATCCCTGGAATATCGGGGAAAGGAAATCGCCACAACTGCGGACTGATCCGTAAGATAGAACAGTTTTTCGTTGTTTCCTCCGACAGAAGGACATAAATGAACATTTTCGCGCATCTTGCCAAGCATAAAGGAAAACCAGTACGCTTCCGTATACGCAGCTCGGTTTCCGACAATTACAACTTGATCGGCTTTATGAATGGCGTCCGCCATTTTACAAATTTCCGCTACATCCAGTTGATGAAGCGCTTGTTTTAAAATAGCAATCTCATTTTCTACGACTCTGGCGAACATGTTACTTTCATTTACAGGAATATCTTTCCTTTCATATTCCACAGAATCATTTGCGCTTTGCAGAATCTTTTGCTTAATTGTTTGCTGCATGGCGGAGAAACTGGAAAATCCAAGAGCATAGGACAATCGAATAACAGTTGTTTCGCTTACTTCTACTTCGCGCGCGATTTGAACAGCCGTGCTAAGCGCGGCCCTTTCCAGGTTTTCCAGAATATATTCGGCCACCTTTTTTTGCGATACTGACAGCTCATTAAATTTTTCTTTGGCGAGATTCTCAAATGCTGACGTTTGCATAACATCCTCCTATCGGAAAAACCGAAGAATTATATCCTTCATTATAAGATATGAATGAATTAAATACAACTGTTTTATGTCACGTTATATAACAAGTCGTTAAGTAAACTTAAAGACTAAATTGTAAATGTATATTAATATGACATTCAAGTAACGCCATTCCGAGTATTTTCAACCATGAGGTCGTAACCAAAGTACGCAAAGGAATTATTGAAGCTGCCATCCTAACCGGTGTTGCACGGGGAATTCCGCCGGATTTTAGATAATCGTAGACAAGCAGTCCGCAATGATCCCTTTGCTTAGCCTATATCTTTCTTTTTCAATCTAATATTTTATTTTCCTTGAACAATTTATAAAGCTGTAATGATAAAGCTCTTGTCATCAGCAATGACAGAGCTTTATCACATTAAACAAAAATACCGAAATTTCTCGGCATTTAATGCGGTCAAGGTGTCGCACCCCCGCATGCGCTGAGAAGTGTATTCTTCGTGGCCAAGAGTACAAGTTCTTGTCCTCAAATGGGAAAGGATATATGTTCTTGTCCTGAGCAAAAGACAAGAACATATATCCATAAAATAAAAAAGCCGCGCAGCGCGCAGATCTTAATGAGTGTATGTTCTTGTCCTCCGACAATTAAAGCTTGATCCGACGAAGTCAATTTTAAAGATCAACGTCGTAGTTAAACGAAATGCTGAAGATTTTGAACGGCTATCCGCGGCCTTTTTTGCCGAGATCGAAAGTAAATATTTGTAATCCGAAGCAACGGGTTACGTTAATTAAACAAAGAAGCGGCAGTCCAGGACAACTTTTTTCTTCCCAGACTGCCGCTTCTATTTCGACAAGTTAGTCTTCCATATTAACATTTTATGTTTCCAAAATTATAGATGAGGTAGGGCATCAACTTTTCGGCTTTCTGTCAGCATCGGGGCTTTCGTCTGCAATGGAGGACGGCGGTGCCGGGTCGGCAAGTCCGGTGCCGGGCTTCAATGTGTGCAACGGTCTGCCGCGGAATGTCCGCCGGAAGAGCCAGAGCAGCGCTAATCCGATAAGAAGCAGGATCAGCACGGGCAGCGCGCCTGCTGCGAAGACGAGCACGCCTTGAAAAATGGCGCTGATTCCTTTTGTGCTTGCGGTCAGAGCATCGCTCATCCGGACACCAAGCGCTTTAGGTCCGTCCGGAACAACCGGAGCAGCGGTCACCGGCTGGTACATCCTCAGCTCGATCGTCGAATAGGCCACGTTCGTATCCAGATACCGCATCCGTCCTTTGATCCGCTCGATATCGCCTTGCACGGAAGCGAGCTGGCTGGAGAACTCGAGCAGGTCGCTGGCACTCTGCGCTTTATCCATGAAGGACAGCAGGCGCGCTTCAACGACCTGCTTCGCTTTCAGCCGCGCCGTAAGATCGACGTATTCTTCCGTTACATCAGTCCCTGTCATTTGCCGTTCGAACAGGCTGTGCTCGATCTGCTCCAGACGCGTCAGAAATGACATGAACCCGTCAGCCGGCACTTTCAGCGTGTAAGCCGCTCCATTTTCGGCGCTGTTTTTGCTGTCGCTGAATTTGAGGATATAACCGCCGCTTTGATGGAGAACGTTTTGCAGCGCGACGCTCGCCTTCGCAAAGTCCTTCACTTCCATCGTCAGTGTCGCTTTGTATACGATTTTGCGATCGAACGCGACATCGCCTTCTGTCTCTGTTTCCGAGGTGGAAGTTTCCTGTTGCGAGGAAGCCTTATTCCCCGCTGGAACCGTACCGGTCGATGCTTGATCGCTCAGTGCAGGAGCTTCCGGCGACGAGGCGGATTCGGCTTTTCCTTCCTCCGCTGGAGATGCTGCTTGAAACATGTCCTTGTCGGCTGAGCTGGTCACCGCGGCTGAACTTCCGGCAGTGTCCGCGCTCCCGCTATTCTCCGCCGAGCATCCTGCCAGCAGCGTCAGCGCAATTAGCAGCAGTACTGCGGCTGCCGTTATCCACCTTACTCCTCTTCTGCGCATTGTCTTTCCCCCTTATACGTTTTCCCATTAGACGATCGTACCGTTGGGAATGTTGCCAAAAGAGGAAATATTAGAACAATTTTTAGGACCCTTCATAGAAATCTTGATGCTTTTCAAGTCGGAAATATCAATCCAGGTTGTTTAGCAAACGGCATTTCGCCAGCCTCCAAAGGAGGTAATATCGGCCGAACCGGCTTCGCCGTAGCCTTCACATATAAATCCGGGCACCTCCGTGCCGTCCGCCAGCTCAACCTTGCCGATGCCGAGCGGTCCGGGAATCGAAGCCGCAAAGCCGCCAAATGCGGCAAGCGGCATTTCCCACACTTCGAGCGAAATGGAACGGCCGCCGGCAGTTTGCTTGAGCAGGCCGGGCTTGGCCGGAGTAGTCGCAAGCTTGATCAGGCGGTATTTTGCCGCCGTTATATCCTCGCGGATAAATTTCGCGCCGCAGGCAATCATTTGCTTCTCCAGCGGAAAGCCCCGCATGTGCAGCCCGCATACGGCGACAAGCGTCGTCTCCGGCGAAGCCGCTGTTTCGGCTTGCGCCTCGCTTTGTAAGGAATGAACTGTTGAATGTTCTTCTGAATGATCTGCTTCGCTTTGACCGGTAATTCTCATGAATACAGCCGCCGCACCGCGCAGCAAGTGCTCCTGCTGCGGCAGCGAGAACAACGTGATGCCAAAAGGGAGATCGTCTCCGGCAACGCCAGCCGGCAGCGCGACCGCGCTCAAATCGAGCAGATTGCAATGATTGGTGTAGCGGCCCATATCCGAGTTGGCTCCCACCGGATTCAGACGGACCTGCTCGCGGGTCCACGTTCCGCCGCAGGTCGGCATCAGGAGCACCGCATCCTGAAGCAGCTTCGCCGCTTCAAGCTTAAGCTCGCTAAGACGATGGATGGACCTGAACAGCGAGGCTGCAGTCAGCTTCCCGTCGCCGCCCGAACGAAGAATGGCTTCGGTCACCGGCAGCGCCGAACCCGGATGGGCTTGGGTGAAGCCGCCCAAGGAGGCCCAGCGCTCGGCGATCCAAGGCCCTTCATAGAGAACGGCCGCCGCTTCGGCAAACAGCTCGTCGTCTGCATACGCAATCGGAATATTTGACGACTCCACGCCTTCAACCGCTTTCCTCCAGGCGCTGCGGTATTTGTCCGCATAGGGACCGTAAAATTCCGGTTCACGCTGCGGAAGCAATATTCGCGACGGCAGTCCCTTTTGTCCGACCGGACGATGCTGCGATGCCGGATCTTCTGGATTAACTCCCCGTGCGCAGCGGTCGACCGCTTCCGCATCCTCCAGGCAGTGCGCGAAAACGGTCACACAGTCCAAGCTTTTGCAAGCCGGAACAACACCGCTCGAAGACCACGCCCCGACTGCCGGCTTGTAGCCCACCAGTCCGTTGAGCGCTGCCGGAACGCGTCCGGAGCCGGCCGTGTCGGTTCCAAGCGAAAAAGCGGCCTGTCCGCGCGCAACCGCAACGGCAGATCCGGAGCTGGAGCCGCCGCTGATCAGCTCCGGACGCAGCGCATTGTGCGTCTCGCCGTATGGACTGCGGGTGCCGACAAGTCCGGTGGCGAACTGGTCGAGATTGGTTTTGCCTACCGGAATCGCTCCTGCGCCGATCAGCCGCGCCACGACAAACGCGCTGCTTTCGGGAGTATAAGCAAAATCCGCACAGCCCGCAGTCGTCGGGATGCCCGCCAAATCAATATTGTCCTTGACCGCAAACGGAATGCCCCACAACGGAAGCTCTTCGGGCGGGATTGCCTCCAGCCGCTGTAAATAAGGCTCCAGCAGCTCGAGAGACGGCGGGGTGATCCAGATGTTATACGACTCGTCCGACGCTGCGCGGCGAACGATCTCATATGCGATCTCGCGGGGAGTAAATTCCCCGCTCAAATAAGACGCTCTTAAACCGTTTATCGTAAGCTCCTTTGGAAATGTGCTGTTCATCCGATGACCGCCTCCCGCTCTTCTTTTATTATATCAGCCAGCAGCTTGCCGGCATGCACCTCGTCGCCCGGCTTCACATGTATCGTTCCGACTGTCCCGTCGCAAGGCGCCAGCTGGTTGAACTCCATTTTCATACTTTCCTGAATTATGAGCGTATCTCCTTTTTTGACGCGCTGGCCCGGCTCGACGAGCACTTTCCATACGCTTCCCGGCATCGAGCAGCGTACGGCTACCGCCCCTTCGGGCAGCTCGTAATCGTCGGCTCCGCGAACAGGATCGGGGTCCGACACATATTCGGCAAGCCCCAATCGCTTCCAGCTCTCCCGTTCCTCGCGGAACGCATCCCGCTGCACACGGCGGAAATCTTCGATCGTCTGCCGGTTTTGTTCGAGAAAAACCAAGTAGTCGCCCAAATTAAACGTCGTTTCCGTAATGTCCGCTTCATAGCGCCCGCGCAGGAAATCCTCGCGCAGCTGCAGCAGATCGTCGGCTTCCACCGGAAAGAATTGTATTTGGTCAAAAAACCGAAGCAGCCAAGGCTTGCCGGGCTTGAAGCTCTCTGTCGACCGAAGCCGGTTCCACATTTGAATCGTACGGCCGACAAATTGATACCCGCCGGGGCCTTCCATACCGTAGACGCACATATATGCGCCGCCGATGCCGACCGCATTTTCCGGCGTCCACGTCCGGGCAGGATTATATTTGGTCGTCACCAGCCGATGACGCGGATCAAGCGGCGTCGCCACCGGCGCGCCCAAGTAGACATCGCCAAGACCGAG carries:
- a CDS encoding DUF4349 domain-containing protein, with the translated sequence MRRRGVRWITAAAVLLLIALTLLAGCSAENSGSADTAGSSAAVTSSADKDMFQAASPAEEGKAESASSPEAPALSDQASTGTVPAGNKASSQQETSTSETETEGDVAFDRKIVYKATLTMEVKDFAKASVALQNVLHQSGGYILKFSDSKNSAENGAAYTLKVPADGFMSFLTRLEQIEHSLFERQMTGTDVTEEYVDLTARLKAKQVVEARLLSFMDKAQSASDLLEFSSQLASVQGDIERIKGRMRYLDTNVAYSTIELRMYQPVTAAPVVPDGPKALGVRMSDALTASTKGISAIFQGVLVFAAGALPVLILLLIGLALLWLFRRTFRGRPLHTLKPGTGLADPAPPSSIADESPDADRKPKS
- a CDS encoding MurR/RpiR family transcriptional regulator, yielding MQTSAFENLAKEKFNELSVSQKKVAEYILENLERAALSTAVQIAREVEVSETTVIRLSYALGFSSFSAMQQTIKQKILQSANDSVEYERKDIPVNESNMFARVVENEIAILKQALHQLDVAEICKMADAIHKADQVVIVGNRAAYTEAYWFSFMLGKMRENVHLCPSVGGNNEKLFYLTDQSAVVAISFPRYSRDTLMVTEHAKSQGATIIAVTDRLLSPIGRISDITLLTDVNMDADTGIGSTSSVISLLHAVMIGVNLKDQERIRARHQSMEQFYAKHHVFVE
- the atzF gene encoding allophanate hydrolase, translating into MNSTFPKELTINGLRASYLSGEFTPREIAYEIVRRAASDESYNIWITPPSLELLEPYLQRLEAIPPEELPLWGIPFAVKDNIDLAGIPTTAGCADFAYTPESSAFVVARLIGAGAIPVGKTNLDQFATGLVGTRSPYGETHNALRPELISGGSSSGSAVAVARGQAAFSLGTDTAGSGRVPAALNGLVGYKPAVGAWSSSGVVPACKSLDCVTVFAHCLEDAEAVDRCARGVNPEDPASQHRPVGQKGLPSRILLPQREPEFYGPYADKYRSAWRKAVEGVESSNIPIAYADDELFAEAAAVLYEGPWIAERWASLGGFTQAHPGSALPVTEAILRSGGDGKLTAASLFRSIHRLSELKLEAAKLLQDAVLLMPTCGGTWTREQVRLNPVGANSDMGRYTNHCNLLDLSAVALPAGVAGDDLPFGITLFSLPQQEHLLRGAAAVFMRITGQSEADHSEEHSTVHSLQSEAQAETAASPETTLVAVCGLHMRGFPLEKQMIACGAKFIREDITAAKYRLIKLATTPAKPGLLKQTAGGRSISLEVWEMPLAAFGGFAASIPGPLGIGKVELADGTEVPGFICEGYGEAGSADITSFGGWRNAVC